One genomic segment of Hordeum vulgare subsp. vulgare chromosome 2H, MorexV3_pseudomolecules_assembly, whole genome shotgun sequence includes these proteins:
- the LOC123427327 gene encoding probable beta-D-xylosidase 6, with amino-acid sequence MSAPSLLLALLLVVAGAGAGAAGPPNARACASAEANAYAFCDGSLPFPVRARALVSLLTLDEKIAQLSNTAAGVPRLGVPPYEWWSESLHGLADNGPGVNFSSGPVAAATIFPQVILSAAAFNRSLWRAVAEAVAVEARAMHNAGQAGLTYWAPNINVFRDPRWGRGQETPGEDPAMIAAYSVEYVKGFQGEYGDGREGRMMLSACCKHYIAYDLEKWGKFARYTFNAEVNAQDFEDTYEPPFKSCIQEGRASCLMCSYNQVNGVPACARKDLLQKIRDEWGFKGYIVSDCDAVAIIHENQTYTSSDEDSVAIVLKAGMDVNCGSFLIRHTKSAIEKGKIQEEDINHALYNLFSVQLRLGLFEKANENQWFTRLGPSNVCTKEHRELAAEAVRQGTVLLKNDNSFLPLKRSEVSHIALIGAAANDAYIMGGDYTGVPCDPITFLKGMQAFVPQTTVAAGCKDVSCDSPDGFGEAIEAAKRADIVVVIAGLNLTQESEDLDRVTLLLPGRQQDLVNIIASVTKKPIVLVITGGGPVDVAFAKQDPRIASVLWIGYPGEVGGQVLPEILFGEYNPGGKLPMTWYPESFTAVPMNDMNMRADPSRGYPGRTYRFYTGEVVYGFGYGLSYSKYSYNIVQAPQRISLSHSPVPGLISRKPAYTRRDGLDYVQVEDIASCESLVFSVHISVANDGAMDGSHAVLLFARSKSSVPGFPLKQLVGFERVYTAAGSSKNVAITVDPCKYMSAANTEGRRVLLLGSHHLMVGDEVHEFVIEA; translated from the exons ATGTCTGCCCCTTCCCTCCTCCTCGCGCTCCTCCTCGTCGTGGCCGGCGCCGGGGCAGGCGCCGCCGGGCCGCCGAATGCGCGCGCGTGCGCGTCGGCCGAGGCCAACGCCTACGCGTTCTGCGACGGCTCGCTCCCGTTCCCCGTCCGCGCGCGCGCGCTCGTCTCCCTCCTCACCCTCGACGAGAAGATAGCGCAGCTCTCCAACACCGCGGCGGGCGTGCCGCGCCTCGGCGTCCCGCCCTACGAGTGGTGGTCCGAGTCCCTCCACGGCCTCGCCGACAACGGCCCGGGCGTCAACTTCTCCTCGGGCCCCGTCGCCGCGGCCACCATCTTCCCCCAGGTCATCCTCTCCGCGGCCGCCTTCAACCGCTCGCTCTggcgggcggtggccgaggccgtcGCCGTCGAGGCGCGCGCCATGCACAACGCCGGCCAGGCCGGGCTCACCTACTGGGCGCCCAACATCAACGTCTTCCGCGACCCGCGGTGGGGCCGCGGCCAGGAGACGCCCGGCGAGGACCCGGCCATGATCGCCGCCTACTCCGTCGAGTATGTCAAGGGCTTCCAGGGGGAGTACGGCGACGGCAGGGAGGGCAGGATGATGCTCTCCGCCTGCTGCAAGCACTACATCGCCTATGACTTGGAGAAATGGGGCAAGTTTGCGCGCTACACCTTCAATGCCGAG GTAAATGCGCAAGATTTCGAGGACACGTACGAGCCTCCTTTCAAGAGCTGCATCCAGGAGGGTCGTGCAAGTTGCTTGATGTGTTCATACAACCAGGTAAATGGTGTGCCAGCATGTGCCCGTAAAGATCTGCTGCAGAAGATTAGGGATGAATGGGGATTTAAAGG GTACATCGTATCTGATTGTGATGCAGTGGCAATAATCCACGAAAACCAGACATACACGAGTTCAGATGAAGATTCAGTAGCGATTGTTCTCAAGGCCG GAATGGATGTCAACTGTGGGTCTTTCCTGATTCGGCATACAAAGTCGGCAATTGAAAAAGGAAAGATACAAGAAGAAGATATCAACCATGCTCTTTATAATCTGTTTTCTGTTCAGCTACGCCTTGGACTTTTTGAGAAAGCCAATGAGAATCAATGGTTCACTCGACTAGGCCCCAGCAATGTTTGCACGAAAGAGCACAGGGAGCTCGCAGCAGAAGCTGTAAGGCAGGGTACCGTCTTGTTGAAGAACGATAACAGTTTTTTGCCTCTAAAGAGAAGCGAAGTTAGTCATATTGCTCTCATTGGAGCGGCAGCAAACGATGCATACATAATGGGGGGAGATTACACAG GCGTTCCATGTGACCCTATCACCTTTCTTAAAGGCATGCAAGCCTTTGTTCCGCAAACGACCGTTGCTGCTGGTTGCAAAGATGTATCTTGTGACTCACCGGATGGATTTGGCGAAGCCATTGAAGCAGCTAAAAGAGCTGATATTGTTGTTGTGATTGCCGGGTTGAACCTGACTCAGGAGAGCGAAGATCTTGATAGAGTGACCCTTCTCCTTCCAGGCAGGCAGCAGGATCTTGTGAATATCATTGCCAGTGTAACAAAGAAGCCTATTGTGTTGGTTATCACTGGCGGCGGTCCTGTCGATGTTGCTTTTGCGAAGCAAGATCCAAGAATTGCAAGTGTCCTGTGGATTGGATATCCAGGGGAAGTTGGTGGACAAGTTCTTCCAGAAATTCTTTTCGGAGAGTACAATCCAG GAGGAAAATTGCCCATGACTTGGTACCCCGAATCCTTCACCGCGGTTCCAATGAATGATATGAACATGAGAGCCGACCCTTCACGCGGCTACCCTGGAAGAACATATCGGTTTTACACCGgagaagttgtgtatggttttggATACGGTCTGAGCTACTCGAAGTACTCATACAACATCGTACAAGCTCCACAGAGAATTAGCCTGTCACATTCACCGGTACCAGGCCTCATCAGTAGGAAGCCTGCATACACACGGAGGGACGGATTGGACTATGTCCAAGTTGAAGACATCGCATCATGTGAGTCCCTGGTATTTTCTGTCCACATCTCGGTCGCCAACGACGGTGCCATGGACGGGAGCCATGCCGTCTTACTGTTCGCAAGATCGAAGTCGAGCGTTCCGGGCTTCCCTCTGAAACAGCTGGTTGGTTTCGAGCGCGTCTACACTGCCGCCGGCAGTTCAAAAAATGTGGCGATCACGGTGGATCCCTGCAAATATATGAGCGCGGCCAACACCGAGGGCAGAAGGGTGCTGCTCCTGGGATCCCATCATCTCATGGTAGGAGACGAAGTGCACGAGTTTGTCATCGAAGCATAA